TCCCCAATTGGGAAAAAATGGTATGGTAGTCAGAgacaatacattttttgatccagtttgaattgtgccatgcATTACacataagtctgttaatttaaaagataattttgcaagtcaagaaagtcacagtttttcATAGATTTGtcatagtatcatttagttttgtgtgaaaccgctcagtgagcTACATCCCttgtctcgcacaatatacgtcaccaacactagctagctaacttctgTTATTTTACCTCATGTGTTTAATCCTTCCTGGTCTTTTATCAgccaggaagagaaagaacgagcgagacccgttgctTTTGTTagtacatcccagtaggaaacatacaggcatcgtagcttcagctaGAGAGAAAGTTATGACGTCACTTGTGTGATTTTCTAATgacatattttcacagtcttatatttcaacagttttacgtcaaactgtgactttcttgacttgcaaaattatcttttaaattgacaaacatcatatgtgtgattcaagGTGCAATTCAAATGGGATCTAAACATTTTTGTCTATCGCCTTACTCtgcatatttttttctaaaataaggTTCCacgctggtccaccttaagggGATCAAGAGGACACTGTAAGAAACCCtaaaattaattatgtaaattgGTTGGTTTCCTTAATTGTAATGTTGGCTAAcctgattagggctgtcactaAAGATTatattcttgattaatcaatttggTTTTTAGTTTGTGTAGTCTCAAAAAGAGTGAAAAACTGTCATCGATGCTtcaaaagtcttgttttgtccgaccaacagtctaaaacccaaagatattcagtttataatgatataaaacagagagaagcagaaaaaCCTCCCATTGGAGAAACTGCAACCAGATAACAATTATCAGtttggctttaaaaaaaaagaaatgatgatAATccaaatagttgctgattaattttttgACGGCTCTGGTTTCAATAGTCTATTTGATTTTGGATCCAGTTCCAAGTTAAACATCTCTGAAGCTAACACATTTCTTCTTATCAAATCTTTAACTTCGGGTTTCCTCTTAATAGCAAAGATCAGTTTACAAAAGTCAGGTAGCCGCAGATTATATCAGCTGTTTCTTATTAACATTAATGCTGTAAGTAACAGACTAAAATAAAACTGCTGTTGTCTCAGCAACGTGCTCGCTGCAAGACGGTGTCTGTACTCAGCTGTAGGCAAAGTCCAGCTGTTATTATGTAGGAAAGTACAAATGATCTCGACCTGAACACTCATGTCTCCTACGGTAGAGTGATTatcctgctgtgtttctgtgtgtgtgtgcagtggtaGCAGTGGGGGCAGCcatcccagcagcagcagtcggagcagcagcagggagaACAGTGGCAGCGGCAGCGTGGGCATTCCCATCGCCGTACCGACACCTTCCCCACCTTCCACCTtcccaggtaacacacacacaattttggAGTTTGATTGTATGTTTTCTGATAAGACACCAGGACACCTCTGTTTTAATGAGGCTAACGAGGAGCttcataaattaaattaaataattgatttCCTTCCCTCACTCCCTTTTTTCGTCTTTTCTTCCGTCCTATTCTGTTTCCACTCCTCCAAACATGTCATCTTAATAaaaattgctgttaatttaaacatttaccagcaaaatatttttattgaaccACACAAAAAGCTTATTTTTTGGATGTGATGTTTGAATATCTTCTTGTAGCAACGACTGCTTGAGATATTTCCAGTTAAGCTGGGGTTTTTATTCCCTTCCTGCTTAtctccttcctcttttccttcctcccttctttcctttcctccttcTTGAAGTTTCCCCGACTGCTGGACCAGCTAGCTCTTCCTCCACTGCTCCTaactcctctccctccccctccccaactccttcctccttctcctcctcttcctccaccacaACCTTAACACAACCCAACGCACTTTTGCCACCAAACTCACCTTCACAACACGCCGACTCGTCTCCTCAACCTAACACGCAATCAAACGCACCCGCCAACACTTCCCCGCCCTCTGACCCCGCCCCCGACACGTCCGACGTCCAATTGATTGTTTTGCCTGAAGAaccgtctcctctccttcctcctgcccctcctcctccactctcctcctcttcctcctcctcttcacctgcCGAAGGTGAGTTTCTCCAACGACACCACCTCCTCCATCGCCTGCTCTCACCCTTCCTCCATTCTCCATTTTCTTACCAAGAAAAGGAACTAttcttgttttctctgctgtgttttcattacattGTAGAGATGAAAGTGAAAGCTATTAGTAATGAGATTGTATTTATATGTGTGGTGCTGATGTGATATTCTTTTTAGGGTTGGCTTcagattagggctgcaattTAAGATTTATTCTTAATTACTCTGCTGATTATGTTTGCTATTAATCTATTTAGTTTAGACAAATCTCTTTTTATGAAATGTTGTGTCTCGCATCAATCTGATTTAGATGGTGTCGCGTCAATTTTAGGAGTCACTCTCTGCCAGATAAACTTTCATTCATATCAAATCAATCATTTGAGATGATAAACTTAATAGCTCTGACATCCCGTATTTGGAGCAAGTAGAAACAAAGTGTGCAGAGTCAGTAGGctgcagctgttatttcagtgtCAGATTTGTGTCAGATACATTTTTAATCAAACTTTCATATCTTCTGCTGCTCATCTAATTTTCAGGTTGTTAACTGCACACAACATGCAGTTGTTTCTTAATGCTCATTCTGTCACCACTTGGTTCATTCGGCTGGTTCTTCATCTTCGCATCCTGCGTTTTCATTtgtggtttgttgttgtttcactgTCAAATATAGGCTGCTTTAACACAGAAGCATTGCAGTTATACAAGATACATAAAACAGTTTGTGTGGAACATGTACACATTCTTTTTTATTAGGTAGTTTTTATCACCTTGAGGCCTGCGATGAGTCCAGAGGGttttaacttttcctgttttcCTATTCCTGTTTTTATCCATTCAGGCTGGAAGACaattatagtaaaaaaaaaagtgttgttgTTATCACCTCTCTAAAATGTATAGTATTCAAACAGCCAAAATCATTTCAAATACATTCATTTAATTACCAGTTTTGAACTGGATTTACACCAAACACCGACCGTACATCTGTACTCTGTCTAAGCTCGTCCCTCTCTGCTGTCTCAGGTCCCATCGTCCCTCAGTTCTTCAGTATGAATCGGCCTCAGCCCCGGCAGCAGAGTCCACAGGTCGGGGGGTCACTGCCGTACCGCCGCCCTCCCTCTGTGACTGGTCAGCCAATCGAAACAGAGAACCAGGTCAACGGCGGCCCCTACTAcaaccaaagcccaggtatgCACTGTAACACACACCTGATGAAGCTCATACTGTTTTTGTGTTAGACTGTGACAAGTGGCGGGTTTACTGGTCTTCTCTGAGGTTGGGGGTTAATTGTCATTATTTGCATACCTTAAATATTTTGGGAATCGGGACAGAATATatagaaaatgtatttcagaATAAGATGATTATTCAGATTGAGGTGCAAATGAGACATTTTCATCCTAATTGAACTCTTAATCTGATTATTAGtgtaataaaaagctaaatatgTTAATAATCTCTGATTTGTGTGTGTCGGCAgcctcccccccgcccccctccaTCCTTCAGTTCAGTCCTCAGCTTCCTCTGATGGGTTTCGTTGCTCGAGTTCAGGAGTCCAGTAAGTAGTAAATGtgctcaggttttttttttaatcatgcatCACAGAAATGTTTCCTTACATTACTTTTCTTGTGAATATCAGTACGTCTGTGTCTGGATTTACCTacatttgtgtgtctgtgtcatcTGTTAAATTAAATCTTGTGGTGAAACattgattttaaagttttttctTCTGAAcccttttaataatgttttcatCCCAGGTTGCCTTAgtgctttattttattaaatccGTTGGTTACAAGGTTTTAGGTGTGAAgcacctgtctgtgtgtgtttctgaatgCATGATGTATTTTCTCACCTCCAGTCTCAGAcgcccctcctccccctcaccCGGATGCCGAGGGCCAATCAGGGCCCGAGGAGCCCCTGCTCACTCCTCAGCCATTGGAGGATGGACACGAAGAGGATGACTCTGCAGTGGTGGAGTACAGCGACCCGTACGCTGAAGAAGACCCACCATGGGCCCCCAGAACATACCACGAGAAAGGTACGTACACTAATACAAAGTCCATACTGGTTTCCCCATTTAGTTTAAATTATTCCAAGCTGTGATAAGCCCCTCACATTTTGTTgtgtgttgcattatgggacaGGAATAGACATAATCATCAATAACCTCAAACTTACCTCAATAAGTACCTCTACCTGACAGACCCTTCAGGAGAAAATGTCCCTGAGAACATTCTTATTACTTAATGTAATTAATTATTactaaaataattattaattatacattatatgtaaagtagggctgtcaatcgattcaaatatatattgattgtgttattaataatattttggTGTGTTTGTCGCCCTCCAGTGGTGGCCATCTACGACTACTCGGCCGACAAGGAGGACGAGTTGTCGTTCCAGGAAGGAGCGATCATCTACGTCATCAAGAAGAACGAGGACGGTTGGTATGAAGGCGTGATGAACGCGTACACCGGCCTCTTCCCTGGAAACTATGTGGAGTCCATCATGCACTACGCCGACTGAGGACGAAGaagagtgtttttgttttcttgtttgttcAGTCTCTTTGTCTCCGGACAATGTGTTGTCTCACTGCAGTTCAGTTTCTCAGATCTGAACCAGAA
This DNA window, taken from Sebastes fasciatus isolate fSebFas1 chromosome 14, fSebFas1.pri, whole genome shotgun sequence, encodes the following:
- the LOC141781781 gene encoding abl interactor 2-like isoform X2 → MAELQMLLEEEIPAGRRALLDSFTNLERVAEYCESNYVQSADKERALEETKSYTTQSLASVAYLINTLANNVLQMLDIQASQLRRMESSINHISQTVDIHKEKVARREIGILTTNKNTSRSHKIVAPANQERPVRYIRKPIDYNVLDDIGHGVKVNGQQNMKLGVGLSRSLPPTQKPPSPPRAGKGILGKNSPYRTLEPVRPPVVPNDYVSSPTRNNMAIGQLPSPGRTATLNHRPRTYSGSSGGSHPSSSSRSSSRENSGSGSVGIPIAVPTPSPPSTFPVSPTAGPASSSSTAPNSSPSPSPTPSSFSSSSSTTTLTQPNALLPPNSPSQHADSSPQPNTQSNAPANTSPPSDPAPDTSDVQLIVLPEEPSPLLPPAPPPPLSSSSSSSSPAEGPIVPQFFSMNRPQPRQQSPQVGGSLPYRRPPSVTGQPIETENQVNGGPYYNQSPASPPPPSILQFSPQLPLMGFVARVQESISDAPPPPHPDAEGQSGPEEPLLTPQPLEDGHEEDDSAVVEYSDPYAEEDPPWAPRTYHEKVVAIYDYSADKEDELSFQEGAIIYVIKKNEDGWYEGVMNAYTGLFPGNYVESIMHYAD
- the LOC141781781 gene encoding abl interactor 2-like isoform X1 gives rise to the protein MAELQMLLEEEIPAGRRALLDSFTNLERVAEYCESNYVQSADKERALEETKSYTTQSLASVAYLINTLANNVLQMLDIQASQLRRMESSINHISQTVDIHKEKVARREIGILTTNKNTSRSHKIVAPANQERPVRYIRKPIDYNVLDDIGHGVKWLLRFKVNGQQNMKLGVGLSRSLPPTQKPPSPPRAGKGILGKNSPYRTLEPVRPPVVPNDYVSSPTRNNMAIGQLPSPGRTATLNHRPRTYSGSSGGSHPSSSSRSSSRENSGSGSVGIPIAVPTPSPPSTFPVSPTAGPASSSSTAPNSSPSPSPTPSSFSSSSSTTTLTQPNALLPPNSPSQHADSSPQPNTQSNAPANTSPPSDPAPDTSDVQLIVLPEEPSPLLPPAPPPPLSSSSSSSSPAEGPIVPQFFSMNRPQPRQQSPQVGGSLPYRRPPSVTGQPIETENQVNGGPYYNQSPASPPPPSILQFSPQLPLMGFVARVQESISDAPPPPHPDAEGQSGPEEPLLTPQPLEDGHEEDDSAVVEYSDPYAEEDPPWAPRTYHEKVVAIYDYSADKEDELSFQEGAIIYVIKKNEDGWYEGVMNAYTGLFPGNYVESIMHYAD
- the LOC141781781 gene encoding abl interactor 2-like isoform X4 — encoded protein: MAELQMLLEEEIPAGRRALLDSFTNLERVAEYCESNYVQSADKERALEETKSYTTQSLASVAYLINTLANNVLQMLDIQASQLRRMESSINHISQTVDIHKEKVARREIGILTTNKNTSRSHKIVAPANQERPVRYIRKPIDYNVLDDIGHGVKVNGQQNMKLGVGLSRSLPPTQKPPSPPRAGKGILGKNSPYRTLEPVRPPVVPNDYVSSPTRNNMAIGQLPSPGRTATLNHRPRTYSGSSGGSHPSSSSRSSSRENSGSGSVGIPIAVPTPSPPSTFPGPIVPQFFSMNRPQPRQQSPQVGGSLPYRRPPSVTGQPIETENQVNGGPYYNQSPASPPPPSILQFSPQLPLMGFVARVQESISDAPPPPHPDAEGQSGPEEPLLTPQPLEDGHEEDDSAVVEYSDPYAEEDPPWAPRTYHEKVVAIYDYSADKEDELSFQEGAIIYVIKKNEDGWYEGVMNAYTGLFPGNYVESIMHYAD